The following proteins are encoded in a genomic region of Bradyrhizobium sp. SK17:
- a CDS encoding invasion associated locus B family protein, protein MKIVATSLAVLLAVFAAVGSGHAQAPKGKNAPAPVPAAAPPAPQGDGSGNNTGWVARCTSASRDAPLECAMEQTAVLTKTGQLIVLVNIRVPGDTRTPVALVQLPLGLNLPAGAKLQVDDGKAVDVPIQTCEARGCYINAPIAADVLAQLKSGKQLKVSFQNLGKETISIPMPLADFATVYDRIK, encoded by the coding sequence GTGAAGATTGTCGCAACGTCGCTCGCCGTCCTGTTGGCCGTGTTCGCCGCGGTCGGCTCCGGTCATGCCCAGGCACCCAAGGGCAAGAATGCGCCCGCCCCGGTTCCGGCGGCCGCTCCGCCCGCTCCTCAAGGCGATGGCTCGGGCAACAACACCGGCTGGGTTGCGCGCTGCACCAGCGCGAGCCGCGACGCGCCGCTCGAATGTGCCATGGAACAGACCGCGGTGCTCACCAAGACCGGCCAGCTCATCGTGCTGGTCAACATCCGCGTCCCCGGCGACACCCGCACACCGGTCGCGCTCGTCCAGCTGCCGCTCGGACTGAACCTGCCGGCCGGCGCCAAGCTGCAGGTCGACGACGGCAAGGCCGTCGATGTGCCGATCCAGACCTGCGAAGCGCGCGGCTGCTACATCAACGCGCCGATCGCCGCCGACGTCCTGGCCCAGCTGAAATCGGGCAAGCAACTCAAGGTCTCGTTCCAGAATCTCGGCAAGGAGACCATCAGCATCCCGATGCCGCTGGCCGACTTCGCGACGGTCTACGACAGGATCAAGTAG
- a CDS encoding arylsulfatase, giving the protein MSEHRKPPFGGSIGKTVATSKPWWPDARRPPAGAPNILVVLFDDVGFSDLGCYGSPIRTPTIDRLAAEGLRYSGFHTTAMCSTTRAALLTGRNHHSVGVGCLANFDSGYPGYRGKIAREAGTLAEMLRQHGYRNYMVGKWHVTPLTESGATGPFDGWPLGRGFDRFYGFLDAETDQYAPELVSDNTHVDPPGNYGTGYHLTSDLVDQSIRFIADHVADRPDLPWLTWLALGACHAPHQAPADIIKSYDATFAHGWDVEREQRMARQKAMGLVPAATRMPARNDGVKAWDEHSADERRVFTRLQAAYAGMLDHADQHLARLIGFLDTAGIRDNTLVVVMSDNGASQEGGPLGFVNAMGPYNFRPEPVPVKLQRIDDIGGPDTHSNFPHGWAMASNTPLRRYKQNTHGGGIRDPFVMSWPKRIKAKGELRHQFVHACDLTPTLLDLIGVSAPAEIGGCPQMPLEGESFAKSIDDASAPSKTSAQYFEMFGHRGLWKDGWKAVSFHPSGTPFENDKWELFHLDRDFSEVDDLAATEPERLEQMIKLWWSEAEAHNVLPLDDRFGPRFAENAARFHGARTKFTFHAGMGHVPTDVAPDVRSRSYSIEAQVEIGDGGAEGVLIAHGDATSGYSLYIKDGFLVHDLNVGGGHELVTSSRKVAAGAHRLGVHVERLLRKEPPAKGARTGVSEYTLTIDGEPVGSMQTQLGFHNFISWSGLDIGRDRGSPVSRYEAPFEFTGKLLQVTVVMHDDQKLDGDGVGNAQMARQ; this is encoded by the coding sequence ATGAGCGAGCATCGGAAGCCGCCGTTCGGCGGCAGCATCGGCAAGACGGTCGCGACCTCGAAGCCGTGGTGGCCCGACGCGCGTCGGCCGCCGGCCGGCGCGCCCAACATCCTGGTCGTGCTGTTCGACGATGTCGGGTTCTCCGATCTCGGCTGCTACGGCTCGCCGATCCGGACGCCGACCATCGACCGGCTTGCTGCCGAGGGCCTGCGCTACAGCGGCTTTCACACCACCGCGATGTGCTCGACCACGCGCGCGGCGCTGCTCACCGGGCGCAACCATCATTCGGTCGGCGTCGGCTGCCTCGCCAATTTCGATTCCGGCTATCCGGGCTATCGCGGCAAGATCGCGCGCGAGGCGGGGACGCTCGCCGAGATGCTGCGGCAGCACGGCTATCGCAACTACATGGTCGGCAAATGGCATGTGACGCCGCTGACCGAGAGCGGCGCCACCGGTCCGTTCGACGGCTGGCCGCTCGGTCGCGGCTTCGATCGCTTCTACGGCTTCCTCGACGCGGAGACCGACCAGTATGCACCGGAGCTGGTGTCCGACAACACGCATGTTGATCCTCCCGGCAATTACGGGACCGGCTACCATCTCACGTCGGATCTGGTCGACCAGTCGATCCGCTTCATCGCCGATCATGTGGCCGACCGTCCCGACCTGCCATGGCTGACCTGGCTTGCGCTCGGCGCCTGTCATGCGCCGCATCAGGCGCCGGCCGACATCATCAAGAGCTATGACGCCACCTTCGCCCACGGCTGGGATGTTGAGCGCGAGCAGCGGATGGCGCGGCAGAAGGCGATGGGACTGGTGCCGGCAGCCACCAGGATGCCGGCGCGAAACGACGGCGTAAAGGCGTGGGACGAGCATTCCGCCGACGAGCGGCGCGTGTTCACGCGGTTGCAGGCGGCCTATGCCGGCATGCTCGACCATGCCGACCAGCATCTGGCGCGGCTGATCGGATTTCTCGACACGGCCGGCATCCGCGACAACACGCTCGTGGTCGTGATGTCGGACAATGGCGCCAGCCAGGAGGGCGGCCCGCTCGGCTTCGTCAACGCGATGGGGCCGTATAATTTCCGGCCCGAGCCGGTGCCTGTCAAATTGCAGCGGATCGACGACATCGGCGGGCCGGACACGCACTCGAACTTTCCGCACGGCTGGGCCATGGCCTCGAACACGCCGTTGCGGCGCTACAAGCAGAACACCCATGGCGGCGGCATTCGCGATCCCTTCGTGATGAGCTGGCCGAAGCGCATCAAAGCCAAGGGCGAGCTGCGCCATCAGTTCGTCCATGCCTGCGACCTGACGCCGACGCTGCTCGATCTGATTGGCGTCTCCGCGCCGGCCGAGATCGGCGGTTGTCCGCAAATGCCGCTCGAGGGCGAGAGCTTTGCGAAGTCCATCGATGACGCGTCGGCGCCGTCGAAGACGTCGGCGCAGTATTTCGAGATGTTCGGCCATCGCGGGCTCTGGAAGGATGGCTGGAAAGCAGTGTCGTTTCATCCGTCAGGCACGCCGTTCGAGAACGACAAATGGGAGCTGTTCCATCTCGATCGGGACTTCTCCGAGGTGGACGACCTCGCGGCCACGGAGCCCGAGCGCCTCGAGCAGATGATCAAACTGTGGTGGAGCGAGGCGGAGGCGCACAACGTGCTGCCGCTCGATGATCGCTTTGGACCGCGGTTTGCCGAGAATGCGGCACGCTTCCACGGCGCGCGGACGAAATTCACCTTCCATGCCGGCATGGGGCACGTGCCGACCGATGTCGCGCCCGACGTGCGCAGCCGCAGCTACAGCATCGAAGCGCAGGTCGAGATCGGGGACGGCGGCGCCGAGGGCGTCCTGATCGCACATGGCGATGCCACCTCGGGCTACAGCCTCTACATCAAGGACGGCTTTCTGGTGCACGACCTGAATGTCGGCGGCGGCCACGAACTGGTGACGTCAAGCCGCAAGGTGGCTGCGGGTGCGCACCGGCTCGGCGTGCATGTCGAGCGGCTGCTGCGCAAGGAGCCGCCGGCCAAGGGCGCGCGGACCGGCGTCAGCGAATACACGTTGACGATCGATGGCGAGCCGGTCGGATCGATGCAGACCCAGCTCGGCTTCCACAATTTCATCTCATGGTCCGGGCTCGACATCGGGCGCGATCGCGGCAGTCCGGTCTCACGCTACGAGGCGCCGTTCGAGTTCACCGGCAAGCTGTTGCAGGTGACGGTCGTCATGCATGACGACCAGAAGCTCGACGGCGACGGCGTCGGCAATGCGCAGATGGCGCGGCAGTAA
- a CDS encoding TetR/AcrR family transcriptional regulator, which produces MPRLSEQFDLPGVTPSRQKRSRETTLALLQAGAELLRTRSLAELSIEALCGKVGATVGAFYSRFESKDAYFNALIALAAQDGARHLARMDRPASDVVLDDLCRRVVSGVVGWIRAHEGVLRAALQHDDTRPDRWTTFKSLARATTEHATPLLLRAMGKGRKAAKTRAIAFGFQVVLGTLVNAILNDPGPLSLRDKEIETRLADCLLLLLKAEMA; this is translated from the coding sequence ATGCCGCGGCTTTCGGAGCAGTTCGACCTTCCCGGCGTCACCCCCTCGCGCCAGAAGCGCAGCCGCGAGACGACGCTGGCGCTGCTTCAGGCGGGCGCCGAATTGTTACGGACGCGGAGCCTCGCGGAACTGTCAATCGAAGCCCTGTGCGGCAAGGTCGGCGCCACGGTCGGCGCCTTCTACAGCCGCTTCGAGAGCAAAGACGCCTATTTCAACGCGCTGATCGCGCTCGCCGCGCAGGACGGCGCGCGGCATCTGGCCCGGATGGACCGCCCCGCGAGCGATGTCGTGCTCGACGACCTCTGCCGCCGCGTCGTGTCAGGCGTGGTCGGCTGGATCCGCGCCCACGAGGGCGTGCTGCGCGCGGCGCTCCAGCACGATGACACCCGACCGGACAGGTGGACGACGTTCAAGAGCCTTGCGCGTGCGACCACCGAGCACGCCACCCCTCTCCTGTTGCGTGCGATGGGCAAGGGCCGCAAGGCGGCGAAGACCCGCGCCATCGCCTTCGGCTTCCAGGTCGTGCTCGGCACGCTCGTCAACGCGATCCTCAACGATCCCGGCCCGCTCTCGCTGCGCGACAAGGAGATCGAGACGCGGCTGGCCGATTGCCTGCTGCTACTGCTGAAGGCGGAGATGGCGTAG
- a CDS encoding transporter substrate-binding domain-containing protein, whose amino-acid sequence MSIGVGAESGTTMPLRVAIYDVEPYGGKGSDGLFDGASVELWRRVAEDCHWPYQLTLISRLDDLLSGLEAHRYDVGIGAITITSERLTRVDFSYPTHRSGVAAVFAKRTGAASAFHDYGTAAGELGILIGAIFILLAIIGVLMWWFERPHAGKDGSTETASSVTSWHEGVYWAVVTMTTVGYGDKTPKTHLGRALAVLWMVGSLVLVSLLTTNLIARITVSRVEGIIANRTGDLTGKRLVAVSGSSGAEYLDDQRLAYQKFDNLPDALGAVASGKADAVVNSIGALQYLVRTRFADRLDPPHGVLAPAYMAFALPMNSELKRPLDRALTVVSANPEWRSVEDTYFGQ is encoded by the coding sequence GTGAGCATTGGGGTCGGCGCCGAGTCCGGCACGACGATGCCGCTGCGCGTCGCGATCTACGATGTCGAGCCATATGGTGGAAAGGGCAGCGACGGCCTGTTCGATGGTGCTAGTGTCGAGCTTTGGCGGCGCGTCGCGGAGGATTGTCACTGGCCGTATCAGCTCACGCTGATCTCGCGGCTCGATGACTTGCTGTCGGGACTGGAGGCGCACCGCTACGATGTCGGGATCGGCGCCATCACGATCACGTCCGAGCGTCTGACGCGGGTCGACTTCTCGTATCCGACGCATCGGTCCGGCGTGGCCGCCGTGTTCGCGAAAAGGACCGGAGCCGCGTCCGCGTTCCATGACTATGGCACGGCCGCGGGCGAACTCGGGATTCTGATCGGCGCCATCTTCATCTTGCTTGCGATCATCGGCGTGCTGATGTGGTGGTTCGAGCGGCCGCATGCCGGCAAGGACGGTTCGACGGAAACCGCATCATCGGTGACGTCGTGGCACGAGGGCGTGTACTGGGCGGTGGTGACGATGACGACGGTCGGCTACGGCGACAAGACGCCGAAGACCCATCTTGGCCGCGCGCTTGCCGTGCTCTGGATGGTTGGAAGCCTGGTGCTGGTATCGCTGTTGACGACCAATTTGATCGCGCGGATCACCGTCAGCCGCGTCGAAGGCATTATCGCCAATCGCACCGGAGATCTGACCGGCAAGCGGCTCGTCGCGGTGTCAGGTTCGTCCGGCGCCGAATATCTCGATGACCAGCGCCTGGCCTATCAGAAGTTCGACAATCTGCCGGACGCGCTCGGAGCCGTCGCCTCCGGCAAGGCGGATGCCGTGGTCAACAGCATCGGCGCCCTGCAATATCTGGTCAGAACGCGCTTTGCGGATCGCCTTGACCCTCCGCACGGCGTGCTGGCGCCCGCCTATATGGCGTTTGCGCTGCCGATGAATTCCGAGTTGAAGCGGCCACTGGATCGCGCCCTGACCGTCGTCTCCGCGAACCCCGAGTGGCGGTCGGTCGAGGACACGTATTTTGGTCAGTGA
- a CDS encoding cupin domain-containing protein: MADGIHYTSLINGHTLFKSELGGVTRVSAKELPILNRLSIKRLVLAAGSIRAPHWHANCAELGYCVSGRALVSILGNGSTFSAFQVGAGQMFLVESGALHAIENIGDGEAEFILAFRHEQPEDFSLAGAFGAMTDAVLGNAYGMPAAIFAAIPRTTDGAYLLRREGPPLVPASADLGNPHKFDVERQSAPVELGYGSARLARDQFWPALKDISMYSLRITADGMREPHWHPETAEMGYVQSGHAKMTVQNPDGSIDSWELAPGDVYFIPRAYPHHIEVLDNDEIHFLIFFDQPTPGDVGFRASTSAFSVPVLAAMLGVPVGRLPQFPRTVADPLIVQRVNPEGHFDRG, encoded by the coding sequence ATGGCAGACGGGATTCATTATACGTCGTTGATCAACGGTCATACGTTGTTCAAGTCCGAGCTCGGCGGCGTCACGCGCGTAAGCGCGAAGGAACTACCGATCCTCAATCGGCTCTCCATCAAGCGGCTCGTGCTGGCGGCGGGATCGATCCGCGCGCCGCATTGGCACGCGAACTGCGCCGAGCTTGGCTATTGCGTGTCGGGCCGGGCACTGGTCTCGATCCTCGGCAATGGCAGCACCTTCTCCGCATTCCAGGTCGGTGCCGGGCAGATGTTCCTGGTCGAGAGCGGAGCCCTGCACGCGATCGAGAACATTGGCGACGGCGAGGCGGAGTTCATCCTGGCGTTCCGTCATGAGCAGCCGGAAGATTTCTCGCTCGCGGGAGCCTTCGGCGCGATGACCGATGCCGTGCTTGGCAATGCGTACGGTATGCCGGCCGCGATCTTCGCCGCGATTCCACGAACCACCGATGGCGCCTATCTGCTCCGTCGCGAAGGACCGCCGCTCGTCCCGGCCTCAGCCGACCTCGGCAATCCGCACAAATTCGACGTCGAGCGCCAGTCGGCCCCGGTCGAACTCGGCTACGGCTCGGCGCGACTGGCGCGCGACCAGTTCTGGCCCGCGCTCAAGGACATCTCGATGTACTCGTTGCGCATCACAGCCGACGGCATGCGCGAGCCGCATTGGCACCCCGAAACGGCCGAGATGGGCTACGTGCAGAGCGGGCACGCGAAGATGACCGTTCAGAATCCCGACGGCTCGATCGATAGCTGGGAGCTGGCGCCGGGCGACGTCTACTTCATCCCGCGCGCCTATCCACATCACATCGAGGTGTTGGACAATGACGAGATCCACTTCCTGATTTTCTTCGACCAGCCGACCCCGGGTGACGTCGGATTCCGTGCCTCGACCTCGGCGTTCTCGGTACCGGTGCTGGCGGCGATGCTTGGCGTGCCGGTCGGCCGGTTGCCGCAATTTCCGCGCACCGTCGCCGATCCGCTGATCGTGCAGCGCGTCAATCCGGAAGGACATTTCGATCGGGGTTGA
- a CDS encoding GNAT family N-acetyltransferase: MARMIANANLIVTARKAGTLVGVSRALTDFAYCCYLSDLAVDRQHQGHGIGKRLIAETRRHAGPEAMCLLLSAPDSIGFYKTIGMPQPDNAFLYKRER; the protein is encoded by the coding sequence ATGGCGCGCATGATCGCCAATGCCAACCTGATCGTGACGGCGCGGAAGGCGGGCACGCTCGTCGGCGTCTCGCGCGCGCTGACGGATTTCGCCTATTGCTGTTACCTGTCCGATCTCGCGGTCGATCGCCAGCATCAGGGACACGGCATCGGCAAGCGCCTGATCGCGGAAACCCGGCGCCATGCCGGACCCGAGGCGATGTGCCTGCTGCTGTCGGCGCCCGACTCGATCGGGTTCTACAAGACGATCGGTATGCCGCAGCCGGACAACGCGTTTCTCTACAAGCGCGAGCGATAG
- a CDS encoding PEP-CTERM sorting domain-containing protein: MVFRLAFKMTARSTMIALGLTMAFADHASAAVCGGTFSATGGGVQCTVGQTGQYLINAVGGSGGGTSNSAVHGGFGASVSAEYYLTAGEVLDLYVGQAGASALSSGGGGGGSFVLIDSSRTVLLVGGGGGGAGYNGNGTNASLTPDGTAASVSQGSAGGAGGTGGYGGASNGGSGGGGGILGNGATGNGSSGGGGGGKGLTGSPVLAGGAPRDSISGAGGFGGGGGAGAGTGAGGGYSGGGGTSSYGGFGGGGGSFVNNSFEGYLFVNLPELANTLGDGFITIGLAPSVPEPSTWAMMLLGFAGLGFMAFRRRAITPFT; the protein is encoded by the coding sequence ATGGTTTTCAGACTCGCATTCAAAATGACTGCACGGTCGACCATGATCGCACTGGGGTTGACGATGGCCTTTGCAGATCATGCATCCGCGGCTGTGTGTGGGGGAACGTTCTCGGCGACCGGCGGGGGAGTTCAGTGCACGGTCGGTCAAACGGGCCAATATCTCATCAACGCTGTCGGCGGCAGCGGCGGAGGCACCTCCAACAGTGCCGTACACGGTGGCTTCGGTGCCTCGGTTTCGGCTGAGTACTATCTCACGGCAGGTGAGGTCCTCGATCTCTACGTGGGCCAGGCTGGCGCATCGGCGCTATCGAGCGGCGGCGGCGGTGGTGGCTCGTTCGTCCTGATCGACAGTTCACGAACAGTCTTGCTGGTCGGCGGCGGCGGAGGCGGTGCGGGGTATAATGGCAATGGGACCAATGCCAGTTTGACACCTGATGGAACGGCAGCCTCTGTCAGCCAAGGGAGTGCGGGAGGAGCGGGCGGAACGGGTGGCTACGGCGGCGCATCCAATGGAGGCTCTGGAGGCGGTGGAGGCATCCTCGGGAACGGAGCAACCGGCAACGGATCCAGTGGCGGGGGTGGCGGCGGTAAGGGGCTGACAGGTTCGCCCGTGCTTGCGGGCGGCGCTCCGCGCGACAGCATAAGTGGAGCAGGTGGATTTGGCGGCGGCGGTGGTGCCGGCGCCGGCACCGGCGCCGGAGGCGGGTATAGCGGCGGCGGCGGAACATCGAGCTATGGTGGTTTCGGGGGAGGCGGCGGCAGCTTCGTGAACAACTCGTTCGAGGGCTACTTGTTCGTCAACCTGCCTGAATTGGCCAACACGCTGGGCGACGGTTTCATTACGATCGGCCTCGCGCCAAGCGTACCGGAGCCGTCGACCTGGGCAATGATGCTGCTGGGCTTTGCCGGTCTCGGATTTATGGCGTTCCGCCGGCGCGCGATTACGCCATTCACCTGA
- a CDS encoding helix-turn-helix domain-containing protein, translating to MHFPETDAGSVAAYRKMMRPVFDFEIPNPAERAPFWSEAEVFCLPDVTVSRTKSSACRFTRSLATIAQSANDQILVVCYTSGHFVLKTTGTRKRVNKGELAFIDLSQETVIEAPAVENISLAVSRHKLEALCPLLEIAHGLVLAPGALTRVLLGLMEDSMAIGPAMKQVEARPIADAIIQMVAACLETLSRDHVSANAGGGASLVAMKATIERRLAEPSLGPKTLLDEFGVTRSTLYRAFEPLGGVSAYIMERRLRYAFRRMTDPLMPRPRISQLAFEFGFSHPSAFTRAFKTYFGLSPKNVRALAVKPELDNVPFMASPEAQRYLRPIKATI from the coding sequence ATGCATTTCCCTGAGACCGACGCCGGCAGTGTCGCCGCATACCGCAAGATGATGCGGCCAGTGTTCGACTTCGAGATTCCGAACCCCGCCGAACGAGCGCCGTTCTGGTCGGAGGCGGAGGTCTTCTGCCTGCCCGACGTCACGGTATCGCGCACCAAGAGCTCTGCCTGCCGCTTCACGCGCAGCCTCGCGACGATCGCGCAATCGGCCAACGACCAGATCCTGGTGGTTTGCTACACCAGCGGCCACTTCGTCCTCAAAACGACCGGCACGAGAAAGCGCGTCAACAAGGGCGAGCTGGCGTTCATCGACCTCTCGCAGGAGACGGTGATCGAAGCGCCTGCCGTCGAGAACATCAGCCTGGCGGTCTCCCGGCACAAGCTCGAAGCGCTGTGTCCGCTGCTCGAGATCGCCCATGGCTTGGTGCTCGCGCCTGGAGCGTTGACGCGCGTCCTGCTTGGTTTGATGGAGGACAGCATGGCGATCGGCCCGGCGATGAAGCAGGTCGAGGCACGTCCGATCGCGGATGCGATCATCCAGATGGTTGCCGCATGCCTGGAGACCTTGTCGCGAGACCACGTCAGTGCGAATGCCGGCGGCGGCGCCTCGCTCGTCGCCATGAAGGCCACGATCGAGCGACGCCTTGCCGAGCCGTCGCTCGGGCCGAAGACGCTCCTCGACGAGTTCGGCGTGACCCGCTCGACGCTCTATCGCGCATTCGAGCCGCTCGGCGGAGTGAGCGCCTACATCATGGAGCGGCGGCTGCGCTACGCATTCCGCCGCATGACCGATCCACTGATGCCGCGCCCACGGATCTCACAGCTCGCATTCGAGTTCGGATTCAGTCACCCTTCCGCGTTCACGCGGGCGTTCAAGACATATTTCGGCCTGTCGCCGAAGAACGTTCGCGCGCTCGCCGTCAAGCCGGAGCTGGATAATGTGCCGTTCATGGCCTCGCCTGAAGCCCAGCGCTATCTGCGTCCGATCAAAGCGACGATATGA